The segment TTATCAAAAAGGACAAACAGATATGATTCAAGCACCGATTCAACGCTTTGAAATTCCATATTTAGCGGATATCCCGTTCTTTGGTAAATTATTATTCCATGATGTTTATAGTGTGTCGATTTTAGCATTTGCAGTTGCGATTTTAGCGTGGTTTATTATTTACAAAACACCATTTGGTTTGCGTTTACGCTCAGTTGGGGAACACCCGATGGCAGCAGATACAATGGGTGTTAATGTGACGAAAATGCGTTATATTGCGGTTATGATTTCAGGTGCACTTGGTGGTATTGGTGGTGCCGCATTAGCGATGACGGTATCTTCAGACTTCTCAGGTTCAACGATTGCAGGGCAAGGTTTCATGGCGATTGCAGCAATGATTTTTGGTAAATGGCATCCACTTGGTACATTAGGTGCAGCACTGTTCTTCGGTTTAGCACAAACATTAAGTATCACGGGTTCATTAATTCCATACGTTCAAGACATTCCAGCTGTATATCTTCAAATTTTACCTTACGTATTAACAATTCTTGCACTTGCAGGATTTATTGGGAAAGCTACTGCGCCAAAAGCGTCCGGCCAACCGTATATTAAGGGGAAACGATAAAAAAATCTGCCTACACAAAGCAAAAAAATGTGTGGGCAGTTTTTTCTTGCTTATAATTTTTTTGATTTGGGAACAATACAATAGAATGGTGTAGAGTAAGAATAATTTTCACAAAATGGCAAAACAGATGTATAGTAGGAGTATAAGTATTTATTTAGGTAATCAGGAGGGGTTTTTTTGTTTTTAACGACACAATTAGCGAAGGGTGTTTCACTTCATATACGACAAACAGCCCAATTTAAGACGGTCAATTTTTCGGTGAAATGGCGAACACAATTAACCGAAAAAAATGCTTCTGAACGTACAGTATTATCCAATGTACTTCAGCATAGTAATGCAAGGTTTACAACGTCTGCTGCGTACCGTAGTTATTTAGATGATTTATTTGGGGCGGTGCTCTATTTTGATACGACAAAACGTGGAGAAGAGCATACAGTACTAATGAATGTTGAAACAGTAAATGATAACTATTTAGCGCATGATAGCGTATTAAATGAAGTAATTGGATTACTTCATGATGCGATTTTTAAGCCAAACTTTGAACACAATGTATTTATAAAATCGATTGTTGAACGTGAGAAGGAAATGGTTATTCAACGGATTCAATCCATTTTTGATGATAAATCTCGTTTTGCACAAAAGCGCATAATGGAAATATTACGTCCAAACCACCCAGCATCGATTTCAGCGAATGGCACAATTGACGAAATAAAAGCGATTACACCAGAGTCTTTAACGGCAGCGTATGAAGACATGTTAAATCAGGATGCAATTGATATTTATGTCGTTGGGGATATCGATGTTGAGCAAATGACAGCTAAAATTAAAGAAGCATTGCCATTTATAAATCGTGAAGTAAAGAAAACCGAACGCAATCAGGAAGTACCTGAAAACATAAAAGGCTATACAAAAGAAACGCAAGAGATGAAGCAAGGGAAGCTGCATATCGGCTATCATACACCCGTTGTTTTTGGTGACGAAGATTTCCCTAAAATGCAAATTTTTAATGGGATTTTTGGCGGGTATGCTCATTCAAAAATATTTATGAATGTACGTGAACGTGAAAGCTTAGCATATTATGCTTCAAGCTCCTACGCTGCACAATACGGCTTATTGTTTGTTGTTTCGGGAATTGAGCCTGCAAATGAAGCAAAGGCGCGAGAAGTCATTGCAGAGCAGTTAGTTGCACTTCAAAATGGTGAAATTACCGATTTAGAATTAGCGCAAACAAAGGCGATGTTAATCAATCAATTAAAAGAAGCACTTGATTCAGCGCGTGGTCAAATTGAAATTTTTGACCAATACAAAGAATTAAAAGATTCATTTACATTAGAGAAATGGACAGCGCGATGGCAGGCAGTAACGAAAGAAGATGTACAGCGAATGGCCCAGCAATTGAAGCTTGAGGCAACGTATTTCTTATGCGGTAAGGAGGATTAATCCGTGAAAACGATTGAATTTAAACAACTAGATGAAACACTTTATTATAAGCAATTAGCAAACGGTTTAGATGTCTATATTTTGCCTAAAAAAGGATTTTCCAAAACGTTTGTAACGTTTACAACAAAATACGGTTCGATTGATCGTACATTTGTGCCGCTTGGTGAAACAGAACCGATTACCGTTCCAGACGGCATTGCTCACTTTTTAGAGCATAAAATGTTTGAAAAAGAAGATGGCGACGTTTTCCAAAAGTTTAGTGAAGTCGGTGCACAAGCAAATGCCTATACGTCATTTACAAGAACAGCGTATTTATTTTCTGCAACAGACCACTTATATAAAAGCACAGAAACATTATTGAATTTCGTTCAAGAACCGTATTTTACGGAAGAAACGGTCAATA is part of the Solibacillus sp. FSL K6-1523 genome and harbors:
- a CDS encoding ABC transporter permease — encoded protein: MSFLDVLYFIVPSAILYATPLIFAGIGGVFSERSGVVNIGLEGIMVIGAFTGIYVNLEYYDVFGKNVIWVGILAALVAGAVFSLLLAVAAVSFRADQTVTGVALNMLGVAIAVFLVKLIYQKGQTDMIQAPIQRFEIPYLADIPFFGKLLFHDVYSVSILAFAVAILAWFIIYKTPFGLRLRSVGEHPMAADTMGVNVTKMRYIAVMISGALGGIGGAALAMTVSSDFSGSTIAGQGFMAIAAMIFGKWHPLGTLGAALFFGLAQTLSITGSLIPYVQDIPAVYLQILPYVLTILALAGFIGKATAPKASGQPYIKGKR
- the yfmF gene encoding EF-P 5-aminopentanol modification-associated protein YfmF; this translates as MFLTTQLAKGVSLHIRQTAQFKTVNFSVKWRTQLTEKNASERTVLSNVLQHSNARFTTSAAYRSYLDDLFGAVLYFDTTKRGEEHTVLMNVETVNDNYLAHDSVLNEVIGLLHDAIFKPNFEHNVFIKSIVEREKEMVIQRIQSIFDDKSRFAQKRIMEILRPNHPASISANGTIDEIKAITPESLTAAYEDMLNQDAIDIYVVGDIDVEQMTAKIKEALPFINREVKKTERNQEVPENIKGYTKETQEMKQGKLHIGYHTPVVFGDEDFPKMQIFNGIFGGYAHSKIFMNVRERESLAYYASSSYAAQYGLLFVVSGIEPANEAKAREVIAEQLVALQNGEITDLELAQTKAMLINQLKEALDSARGQIEIFDQYKELKDSFTLEKWTARWQAVTKEDVQRMAQQLKLEATYFLCGKED